In Streptomyces longhuiensis, the following proteins share a genomic window:
- a CDS encoding DUF6314 family protein produces the protein MSEAWPVPDVLAHLAGRWHVERTVRDLAGDAAGTFSGTTDFTYDDTGGLLHHEAGTFVWHGTARPAERNLRFLPGDAPGTAVVRFSDGRFFHDLDLRTGRHTADHPCAADLYRGEFEVTGPDHWRMEWRVKGPAKDLVLTTAYTRAAP, from the coding sequence TTCCCGACGTGCTGGCCCATCTGGCGGGCCGGTGGCACGTCGAGCGGACGGTGCGGGACCTCGCGGGCGACGCGGCCGGCACCTTCTCCGGGACCACGGACTTCACCTACGACGACACGGGCGGGCTGCTGCACCACGAGGCGGGGACCTTCGTGTGGCACGGCACCGCCCGGCCCGCCGAGCGCAATCTGCGGTTCCTGCCGGGAGACGCTCCCGGCACGGCCGTCGTGCGGTTCTCCGACGGCCGCTTCTTCCACGACCTGGACCTGCGCACCGGCCGCCACACGGCGGACCACCCCTGCGCGGCGGACCTCTACCGCGGTGAGTTCGAGGTGACAGGACCGGACCACTGGCGGATGGAGTGGCGGGTCAAGGGCCCGGCGAAGGACCTGGTGCTCACCACCGCGTACACGCGCGCCGCGCCCTGA
- a CDS encoding histidine phosphatase family protein, translated as MPVRVTLLAAARSASLLAERFDDDRPLDHTGRHEVEMASPALVPLAAAELRYCAPTARSRGTAEALGLAPLAQLALRDCDMGRWRGRTLAEVTAVEPGAVDAWLRDPRSAPHGGESLLAFISRVGGWLDTRPNDDGATVVAVAEPAVVRAALVYALKAPPSTYWNIDVRPLSAAVLTGSAGRWSVRLDAAV; from the coding sequence ATGCCCGTTCGCGTGACGCTTCTCGCCGCCGCGCGCAGCGCCTCGCTGCTCGCCGAGCGCTTCGACGACGACCGGCCCCTCGACCACACCGGCCGGCACGAGGTGGAGATGGCCTCGCCCGCGCTGGTGCCGCTCGCCGCGGCGGAGCTGCGCTACTGCGCGCCCACCGCCCGAAGCCGCGGCACCGCCGAGGCGCTCGGCCTCGCGCCTCTGGCCCAACTCGCCCTGAGGGACTGCGACATGGGCCGCTGGCGCGGGCGCACGCTCGCCGAGGTGACGGCCGTCGAGCCGGGCGCCGTCGACGCCTGGCTGCGCGACCCGCGCTCCGCGCCGCACGGCGGGGAGTCGCTGCTCGCGTTCATCTCGCGGGTCGGCGGCTGGCTCGACACGCGGCCGAACGACGACGGCGCGACCGTCGTGGCGGTCGCCGAGCCGGCCGTGGTACGGGCGGCGCTCGTCTACGCGCTCAAGGCGCCCCCGTCGACGTACTGGAACATCGACGTACGCCCCCTGTCGGCCGCCGTCCTCACGGGGAGCGCGGGCCGCTGGAGCGTGCGGCTCGACGCCGCGGTGTGA
- a CDS encoding GNAT family N-acetyltransferase gives MTDTHTTAPALPDGYEISTDAARVDAARVHQWLSTDAYWALGRAREHQDRAIAGSLNFGVYDAASGEQVAYARVVTDHATFAWLCDVYVDRAVRGKNVGSALVAAVRDHLEPLGLRRIMLATRDAHGVYDKVGFAALAEPDNWMVLTLR, from the coding sequence ATGACCGACACACACACCACGGCCCCCGCGCTGCCCGACGGCTACGAGATCTCGACCGACGCCGCCCGCGTCGACGCGGCCCGCGTGCACCAATGGCTTTCCACGGACGCCTACTGGGCCCTGGGCCGCGCCCGCGAACACCAGGACCGGGCGATCGCGGGATCGCTGAACTTCGGTGTGTACGACGCCGCTTCGGGCGAGCAGGTCGCGTACGCCCGTGTCGTGACCGACCACGCCACCTTCGCCTGGCTCTGCGACGTCTACGTGGACCGGGCCGTCCGCGGCAAGAACGTGGGATCCGCGCTCGTCGCCGCCGTCCGCGACCACCTGGAGCCGCTCGGCCTGCGCCGCATCATGCTCGCCACGCGGGACGCGCACGGGGTGTACGACAAGGTGGGCTTCGCGGCACTCGCCGAACCGGACAACTGGATGGTGCTCACCCTGCGGTGA
- a CDS encoding PLP-dependent aminotransferase family protein gives MHERSSVGELAERLRGELDRYSPGGKLPSSRTLVERFRVSPVTVSRALAQLAAEGLVVTRPGAGAFRAEPRAAAQPAGDTSWQALALSADSATELVPRAVDASGVLVTLSAPPPGVVEFNGGYLHPSLQPERAMAAALARAGRRPGAWGRPPVDGIPELREWFARGLGGAITAAEVLIASGGQSALATALRALAPPGAPVLVESPTYPGMLAIARAAGLRPVPVPVDTDGVRPELLAEAFRATGARVFVCQPLFQNPTGAVLSAQRRPEVLRIVREAGAFIVEDDFVRRLVHEDAGPLPRPLATDDHDGVVVHVSSLTKATSPSFRIGCLAARGPVLERLRAIQVVDHFFVPRPLQEAALELVGSPAWPRHLRTVSAHLKVRRDTMAAALRATLPELTVGHVPVGGCLLWPRLPDGTDEAALVAGALRAGVAVAPGRPYFSAEPPAPHIRLSFAAVAGPAEITEGIRRLRTACDEVLE, from the coding sequence ATGCATGAGCGTAGCAGTGTGGGTGAACTGGCGGAACGGCTGCGCGGTGAGCTGGACCGCTACTCTCCAGGTGGAAAGCTGCCGTCCAGCCGGACTCTGGTCGAACGGTTCCGGGTCAGCCCGGTGACCGTGTCGCGCGCTCTCGCGCAGCTCGCCGCGGAGGGGCTCGTCGTGACACGTCCGGGGGCCGGGGCGTTCCGCGCGGAGCCCCGCGCCGCGGCACAGCCGGCCGGTGACACCTCCTGGCAGGCGCTCGCGCTGAGCGCCGACTCCGCGACCGAGCTGGTGCCGCGGGCCGTGGACGCCTCCGGAGTCCTGGTCACGCTCTCCGCCCCGCCACCGGGAGTGGTCGAGTTCAACGGCGGCTATCTGCACCCCTCGCTCCAGCCGGAACGCGCCATGGCCGCGGCTCTGGCCCGTGCGGGCCGCCGCCCCGGCGCGTGGGGGCGGCCCCCGGTCGACGGCATCCCCGAACTGCGCGAGTGGTTCGCCCGAGGCCTCGGCGGCGCCATCACCGCCGCCGAGGTACTGATCGCCTCCGGTGGCCAGTCCGCCCTGGCCACCGCGCTGCGCGCCCTCGCCCCGCCCGGCGCACCCGTCCTCGTCGAATCACCCACGTATCCGGGCATGCTGGCGATCGCGCGCGCGGCGGGGCTGCGGCCCGTGCCCGTGCCGGTCGACACGGACGGGGTGCGTCCGGAGCTCCTCGCCGAGGCGTTCCGGGCGACGGGGGCGCGTGTGTTCGTGTGCCAGCCGCTGTTCCAGAACCCCACGGGCGCGGTCCTCTCCGCGCAGCGGCGCCCCGAGGTGCTGCGGATCGTGCGCGAGGCCGGCGCGTTCATCGTCGAGGACGACTTCGTGCGCCGCCTCGTCCACGAGGACGCGGGACCGCTGCCCAGGCCGCTGGCCACCGACGACCACGACGGCGTCGTCGTCCATGTCTCCTCCCTGACCAAGGCGACCTCGCCGAGCTTTCGCATCGGCTGCCTCGCCGCGCGCGGCCCGGTCCTCGAACGGCTGCGCGCGATTCAGGTCGTCGACCACTTCTTCGTGCCGCGCCCGCTCCAGGAGGCCGCCCTCGAACTGGTCGGCTCACCGGCCTGGCCGCGCCATCTGCGCACCGTGTCCGCCCACTTGAAGGTGCGCCGCGACACGATGGCGGCGGCCCTGCGCGCCACCTTGCCCGAACTCACGGTGGGGCACGTGCCGGTGGGCGGCTGTCTGCTGTGGCCGCGGCTGCCCGACGGCACGGACGAGGCGGCGCTCGTCGCGGGGGCGCTGCGCGCGGGCGTCGCCGTCGCGCCCGGGCGCCCCTACTTCTCCGCCGAGCCCCCGGCCCCGCACATCCGGCTCAGCTTCGCGGCGGTCGCCGGGCCCGCGGAGATCACGGAGGGCATCCGCCGGCTGCGGACCGCGTGCGACGAGGTACTCGAGTAG
- a CDS encoding DMT family transporter yields MRTENSATTATGIAVDASAAPAAGTAPRPGPTPLTAKATRGGTVLAALGVTAFSLTFPATAWGLEGFGPWSLVTVRSVLAAVIAGCCLLALRVAVPERRHWAGLAVVGAGVVLGFPLLTTLALETATTAHSAVVVGLLPLTTALLSALRTGARPSRSFWIAACAGAAAVIAFTVQQSGGTLTTADLYLFGALLICAAGYTEGGRLARVMPGWQVIAWALVMCLPLAVPGALVALSHEPVNLTGHAVAGLLWVAAGSQFVGLVVWYRGMAVIGIPKASQLQLAQPLLTLVWSVFLLGEHLSPAAPLTAAAVLVCIAVTQRSRG; encoded by the coding sequence ATGAGGACAGAGAATAGCGCTACTACCGCCACTGGGATAGCAGTCGACGCGAGCGCGGCCCCCGCCGCGGGCACCGCACCACGTCCTGGCCCCACCCCCCTGACCGCGAAGGCGACCCGCGGCGGGACCGTCCTCGCCGCGCTCGGCGTCACCGCCTTCTCGCTCACCTTCCCCGCCACCGCCTGGGGGCTCGAAGGGTTCGGGCCCTGGAGCCTCGTCACCGTGCGGAGCGTCCTCGCCGCCGTGATCGCCGGCTGCTGTCTGCTCGCGCTGCGCGTCGCCGTCCCCGAGCGCCGCCACTGGGCCGGTCTCGCCGTGGTCGGCGCGGGCGTCGTGCTCGGGTTCCCGCTGCTCACGACGCTCGCCCTGGAGACGGCCACCACCGCGCACTCCGCCGTCGTCGTCGGCCTGCTGCCCCTGACGACCGCCCTGCTCTCGGCGCTGCGCACCGGCGCGCGGCCCTCGCGCAGCTTCTGGATCGCGGCGTGCGCGGGCGCCGCCGCCGTGATCGCGTTCACCGTGCAGCAGAGCGGCGGCACCCTCACGACCGCCGACCTGTACCTCTTCGGCGCGCTCCTCATCTGCGCCGCCGGCTACACGGAGGGCGGCCGCCTGGCCCGCGTGATGCCGGGCTGGCAGGTCATCGCCTGGGCACTCGTGATGTGCCTGCCGCTCGCCGTGCCGGGCGCGCTCGTCGCGCTGAGCCACGAGCCGGTGAACCTGACGGGGCACGCCGTCGCTGGGCTGCTCTGGGTGGCCGCGGGCTCGCAGTTCGTGGGCCTGGTCGTCTGGTATCGGGGCATGGCCGTCATCGGCATCCCCAAGGCGAGCCAGCTCCAGCTGGCCCAGCCGCTGCTCACCCTGGTCTGGTCGGTGTTCCTGCTCGGCGAGCACCTCTCCCCCGCCGCGCCCCTGACCGCGGCGGCCGTTCTCGTGTGCATCGCGGTGACGCAACGGTCCCGCGGCTGA
- a CDS encoding DUF1918 domain-containing protein: MRATKGDHLRVHGRTVGEHDRVAEIVEIMGHDGEPPFRVRFQDGHEAVMSPGPDSVVQHEEPAP; this comes from the coding sequence ATGCGTGCCACCAAGGGCGACCATCTGCGTGTGCACGGCAGGACCGTGGGCGAGCACGACCGGGTCGCGGAAATCGTCGAAATCATGGGCCACGACGGCGAGCCGCCGTTCAGGGTCCGCTTCCAGGACGGCCACGAGGCGGTGATGTCACCGGGTCCCGACTCCGTCGTGCAGCACGAGGAGCCGGCTCCCTAG
- a CDS encoding glycoside hydrolase family 10 protein, whose protein sequence is MRHLSRRGFTVAAAAALTGLAAGDAAAAGSRHAPVARDMRGMWLATVANRDWPSKPGLSAAQQRTELIAHLDTAVGRHLNAVVFQVRPTADALWPSSYEPWSGVLTGVQGKSPGWDPLGTAVEEAHRRGLELHAWFNPYRVANHTDLSRLVSTHPARLHPDWVVPYGGKLYYNPGLPDVRKFVQDAMLDAVRRYDIDAVHWDDYFYPYPVAGQVFDDDDAYAAHGGNFPDRASWRRDNTDRLVREMAASVKRIRPRTQFGISPFGVWRNAATDPLGSDTRAGVQTYDDLHADTRKWVRERWIDYICPQIYWNIGFAAADYAKLVPWWSDVARGTGVRLYAGEALYKAGDPAQPVQWQDPAELSRHLTFAERYPQVNGHVFFSAKEVGADRIGAMARVVEDHY, encoded by the coding sequence ATGAGGCATTTGTCACGCAGGGGCTTCACCGTCGCGGCGGCGGCCGCGCTGACCGGGCTCGCCGCGGGGGACGCGGCCGCCGCCGGGTCCCGTCACGCTCCGGTGGCCCGCGACATGCGGGGCATGTGGCTGGCGACGGTGGCCAACCGGGACTGGCCGTCGAAGCCGGGACTGAGCGCGGCCCAGCAGCGTACGGAACTCATCGCCCACCTCGACACGGCGGTGGGCCGGCACCTGAACGCCGTGGTCTTCCAGGTACGGCCGACGGCCGACGCGCTGTGGCCCTCCTCGTACGAGCCCTGGTCGGGCGTCCTCACCGGGGTGCAGGGCAAGAGTCCGGGCTGGGACCCGCTCGGCACGGCCGTCGAGGAGGCCCACCGGCGCGGGCTCGAACTGCACGCCTGGTTCAACCCCTACCGCGTCGCGAACCACACGGATCTCTCCCGTCTCGTGTCCACGCACCCGGCCCGCCTGCACCCCGACTGGGTCGTCCCCTACGGCGGAAAGCTCTACTACAACCCGGGCCTGCCCGACGTGCGCAAGTTTGTCCAGGACGCGATGCTCGACGCCGTCCGCCGCTATGACATCGATGCCGTGCACTGGGACGACTACTTCTACCCGTATCCGGTCGCGGGCCAGGTCTTCGACGACGACGACGCCTACGCGGCGCACGGCGGGAACTTCCCGGACCGGGCCTCATGGCGGCGCGACAACACCGACCGGCTCGTGCGCGAGATGGCCGCGAGCGTGAAGCGGATCAGGCCGCGCACCCAGTTCGGGATCAGCCCCTTCGGCGTGTGGCGCAACGCCGCGACGGACCCGCTCGGCTCGGACACCCGGGCCGGGGTGCAGACCTACGACGACCTGCACGCCGACACCCGCAAGTGGGTGCGCGAGCGCTGGATCGACTACATCTGCCCGCAGATCTACTGGAACATCGGCTTCGCCGCCGCGGACTACGCGAAGCTCGTGCCCTGGTGGTCGGACGTCGCACGCGGAACGGGGGTGCGCCTCTACGCGGGCGAGGCGCTCTACAAGGCGGGCGATCCGGCGCAGCCCGTCCAGTGGCAGGATCCGGCCGAACTCTCCCGCCACCTCACCTTCGCCGAGCGCTATCCGCAGGTGAACGGACATGTGTTCTTCTCGGCGAAGGAGGTGGGCGCCGACCGGATCGGCGCCATGGCCCGGGTGGTCGAGGACCACTACTGA
- a CDS encoding 3-hydroxybutyryl-CoA dehydrogenase, with protein MGDIQRVGVVGCGQMGAGIAEVCARAGLDVMVAETTGEALEIGRTRLHNSLSKAAERGKISAEELAETLGRLSFTTDLGEFSDRDLVIEAVVENEQVKTEIFQVLDQVVTRQDAILASNTSSIPLVKLAVATSRPDHVIGIHFFNPAPVQKLVELIPALTTSEGTISRAQALVEKILGKHAIRAQDRSGFVVNALLIPYLLSAIRMFESGIASREDIDNGMELGCAHPMGPLKLSDLIGLDTVASVADSMYAEFKEPLYAAPPLLQRMVDAGRLGRKTGSGFYQYS; from the coding sequence ATGGGGGACATCCAACGCGTCGGAGTGGTGGGCTGCGGCCAGATGGGAGCCGGGATCGCAGAGGTCTGCGCCCGCGCCGGTCTGGACGTCATGGTGGCGGAGACCACCGGAGAGGCCCTGGAGATCGGCCGTACCCGGCTGCACAACTCCCTCTCCAAGGCGGCCGAGCGCGGCAAGATCAGCGCGGAGGAGCTGGCCGAGACCCTGGGCCGCCTGAGCTTCACCACCGACCTCGGGGAGTTCTCCGACCGGGACCTCGTCATCGAGGCCGTCGTCGAGAACGAGCAGGTCAAGACCGAGATCTTCCAGGTGCTCGACCAGGTCGTCACCCGGCAGGACGCCATCCTGGCGTCCAACACCTCCTCGATCCCGCTGGTCAAGCTGGCCGTGGCGACCTCGCGCCCCGACCACGTCATCGGTATCCACTTCTTCAACCCGGCGCCCGTGCAGAAGCTCGTCGAGCTGATCCCGGCCCTCACCACCTCCGAGGGCACCATCAGCCGCGCCCAGGCCCTCGTCGAGAAGATCCTCGGCAAGCACGCGATCCGTGCCCAGGACCGCTCGGGCTTCGTGGTCAACGCGCTGCTGATCCCGTATCTGCTCTCCGCGATCCGGATGTTCGAGTCGGGCATCGCCAGCCGCGAGGACATCGACAACGGCATGGAGCTCGGCTGCGCCCACCCCATGGGCCCGCTCAAGCTCTCCGACCTCATCGGCCTCGACACCGTCGCCTCGGTCGCCGACTCGATGTACGCGGAGTTCAAGGAGCCCTTGTACGCCGCTCCCCCGCTGCTCCAGCGGATGGTCGACGCCGGCCGTCTCGGCCGCAAGACGGGCTCGGGTTTCTACCAGTACTCGTGA
- a CDS encoding NUDIX domain-containing protein, whose amino-acid sequence MQWTKQNEQTVYENRWFRVNLADVELPDGRHLDHFVIRLRPVAVATVVNEANEVLLLWRHRFITDSWGWELPAGVVEDGEDIAAAAARELEEETGWRPGPLRHLMSVEPSNGLEDARHHVYWAEEGSYIGHPEDDFESDRREWVPLKLVPDMVARGEVPAANMAAALLMLHHLRLGQDTPA is encoded by the coding sequence GTGCAGTGGACGAAACAGAACGAACAAACGGTGTATGAAAACCGCTGGTTCCGGGTCAATCTCGCGGATGTCGAGCTCCCGGACGGCCGGCACCTCGACCACTTCGTCATAAGGCTGCGGCCGGTCGCCGTGGCCACCGTGGTCAATGAGGCCAACGAGGTGCTGCTCCTGTGGCGGCACCGCTTCATCACCGACAGCTGGGGCTGGGAGCTCCCGGCGGGGGTGGTCGAGGACGGCGAGGACATCGCCGCCGCGGCCGCCAGGGAACTGGAGGAGGAGACCGGCTGGCGGCCGGGACCCTTACGCCATCTGATGAGCGTGGAGCCGTCCAACGGTCTCGAGGACGCCAGGCACCACGTCTACTGGGCCGAGGAGGGTTCGTACATCGGCCATCCCGAGGACGACTTCGAGTCGGACCGCAGGGAGTGGGTCCCTCTCAAGCTCGTCCCCGACATGGTCGCCCGCGGCGAGGTCCCGGCCGCCAACATGGCGGCCGCGCTGCTGATGCTGCACCATCTCAGGCTGGGGCAGGACACCCCGGCCTGA
- a CDS encoding transcriptional regulator: MQPNTLLDAILDEAGISHAGLAAHVNQAGRARGLALRYEHTAVARWLKGQRPRGQVPDLICEVLAARLHRPVTLDDIGLGMPGEPATPHGQSLSGFVERATALWRSDEQQRPHILGAPAVTGTPAVMPVWEWENPPEDTDVSRGGRHRVSAADLEMMRSARTHYEQMYRKAGGIATRTRIVGFLNTEAAPLLRGSYTDETGRQLHRATGGLVAIAGICAYDSDAHGLAQRYFHQALRLAKASGDRGLGAYVIALLVNQSLHMRQYRQSVAFAEAALRAAGRHITPALASDLYAMQAKAYAHLGDGSSALSCIRRAESAADRIRRGHEPDETGYVQPGLVNVQVAEALLSLGDLASAREHAAAAVHNPAHDRGRVHRLAMLSQIELRQGNAEKAVAIAVEMAEQARGMESQRLRDRLRAVREHLVRNGCAGTAEAAELIDGALRVPL; the protein is encoded by the coding sequence ATGCAGCCCAACACCTTGCTCGACGCGATCCTCGACGAGGCAGGGATCTCCCATGCGGGCCTCGCCGCACATGTGAACCAGGCGGGCCGCGCCAGGGGACTCGCCCTGCGCTACGAACACACCGCCGTCGCACGGTGGTTGAAGGGGCAGCGGCCACGCGGCCAGGTGCCCGACCTCATCTGCGAGGTCCTCGCCGCCCGCCTGCACCGCCCCGTCACCCTCGACGACATCGGCCTGGGCATGCCCGGCGAACCGGCCACCCCGCACGGCCAGAGCCTGTCCGGATTCGTGGAGCGGGCCACCGCCCTGTGGCGCTCGGACGAACAGCAGCGGCCCCACATATTGGGCGCCCCCGCCGTCACCGGGACCCCGGCCGTGATGCCCGTATGGGAGTGGGAGAACCCGCCCGAGGACACCGATGTGTCGCGCGGTGGGCGCCACCGGGTCAGCGCCGCCGACCTGGAGATGATGCGCTCGGCCCGCACGCACTACGAGCAGATGTACCGCAAGGCCGGTGGCATCGCGACGCGCACCCGCATCGTCGGCTTCCTCAACACGGAGGCGGCGCCCCTGCTGCGCGGCAGCTACACCGACGAGACGGGCCGCCAACTGCACCGCGCCACCGGCGGGTTGGTCGCCATCGCGGGCATCTGTGCCTACGACTCCGACGCGCACGGCCTCGCCCAGCGCTACTTCCACCAGGCCCTGCGCCTCGCCAAGGCGAGCGGTGACCGCGGTCTCGGCGCCTATGTCATCGCCCTCCTGGTCAACCAGTCGCTCCACATGCGGCAGTACCGGCAGTCGGTGGCCTTCGCGGAGGCCGCGCTGCGGGCCGCCGGACGGCACATCACGCCCGCGCTGGCCTCGGATCTGTACGCGATGCAGGCCAAGGCGTACGCGCACCTCGGCGACGGCAGCAGCGCCCTGTCCTGCATCCGGCGTGCCGAGTCGGCCGCCGACCGCATCCGGCGCGGTCACGAACCGGACGAGACGGGCTATGTCCAGCCCGGACTCGTCAACGTGCAGGTGGCGGAGGCCCTGTTGAGCCTCGGCGACCTCGCCTCGGCGCGTGAACACGCGGCGGCGGCCGTGCACAACCCCGCCCACGACCGGGGGCGGGTGCACCGGCTCGCCATGCTCAGCCAGATCGAGCTGAGACAGGGCAACGCCGAGAAGGCCGTGGCGATCGCCGTGGAGATGGCCGAGCAGGCGCGGGGAATGGAGTCGCAGCGGCTGCGCGACAGACTTCGGGCGGTACGCGAACACCTGGTGCGCAACGGCTGTGCCGGCACAGCCGAGGCCGCCGAACTCATCGACGGGGCACTGCGCGTACCGCTCTGA
- a CDS encoding PP2C family protein-serine/threonine phosphatase, translated as MIRNHPRKPSRPPRTFFRSRLARSRSRSLRVRRALDLALPTAWGAVAITFKLSCPLAQQTGLGARIASSAVFFAVGTGLILHVRRGLQRELRQLRRIAGAAQNVLLRPLPPRIDGLAIAAGQLSADRGATVGGDLYEVIATDHGVRVVMGDVRGHGLGALATVAAVLGSFREAAHDEAELACVLRRLERAMARHLRERSRDEHPAAGGGEPGSPVAEEFVTVLLLEIRQDGEVLALNCGHPWPYLLRSHVGPADGARGSAELVVGGEPLPPLGPFPLPAELPVVACGRLLPGEGLLLHTDGIEDARDARGRFFPLPAALAEAVRVQPVVPQAVIRAVYAQLLRHTGGLPDDDAALLVLRNDRTRVPLQHGEHRVHSAAK; from the coding sequence TCGACCTGGCGCTGCCCACGGCCTGGGGCGCCGTGGCGATCACCTTCAAGCTGTCCTGCCCGCTCGCGCAGCAGACCGGACTGGGCGCGCGCATCGCGTCGAGCGCCGTGTTCTTCGCCGTCGGGACCGGTCTGATACTGCATGTGCGGCGCGGCCTCCAGCGCGAGCTGCGGCAGCTGCGCAGGATCGCGGGGGCCGCACAGAACGTGCTGCTGCGCCCGCTGCCGCCCCGCATCGACGGGCTGGCCATCGCCGCGGGACAGCTCTCGGCCGACCGGGGCGCCACCGTGGGGGGCGACCTCTACGAGGTCATCGCCACCGACCACGGCGTGCGGGTCGTCATGGGAGATGTCCGCGGACACGGCCTCGGCGCCCTCGCGACGGTCGCCGCCGTCCTCGGCAGCTTCCGCGAGGCAGCGCACGACGAGGCCGAACTGGCCTGCGTACTGAGGCGACTCGAGCGGGCCATGGCCCGGCATCTGCGCGAGCGGTCGCGGGACGAACATCCGGCGGCGGGCGGCGGTGAACCGGGCAGCCCGGTCGCGGAGGAGTTCGTCACCGTTCTGCTCCTGGAGATCCGGCAGGACGGGGAGGTGCTCGCGCTCAACTGCGGGCACCCGTGGCCGTATCTGCTGCGCAGCCATGTGGGTCCCGCGGACGGGGCGCGTGGCTCCGCCGAGTTGGTCGTGGGCGGTGAACCCCTGCCGCCGCTCGGCCCGTTCCCGCTGCCGGCCGAACTGCCCGTCGTCGCGTGCGGGCGGCTTCTTCCCGGTGAGGGGCTGCTGCTCCACACCGACGGGATCGAGGACGCGCGGGACGCCCGCGGCCGGTTCTTCCCGCTGCCCGCCGCGCTCGCCGAGGCCGTACGCGTCCAGCCGGTCGTCCCCCAGGCCGTCATCCGTGCCGTGTACGCCCAACTCCTGCGCCACACGGGCGGGTTGCCGGACGACGACGCCGCGCTCCTCGTCCTGCGCAACGACCGCACGCGAGTCCCCTTGCAGCACGGAGAGCATCGCGTCCACAGCGCTGCCAAGTGA